A stretch of Desulfobacter hydrogenophilus DNA encodes these proteins:
- a CDS encoding TetR/AcrR family transcriptional regulator codes for MNLPTKRKEMMNRLLKGQVVKTVLAMIQEGTSITMDQVAARCGVSKGTLYNYFKNKKDLLNYVHEAVITPIKKGSSKIFKKNIPPMEKIYAFVGNVFDFQREYPLYFKFIQSQRSAADAVTERMDVVIIPLVNVCREGMRQGQFMDADPYVMAAMIFGSVVGPFESLTYRDEPLQDLEKLKQEIVRFLDKCILKEQERSS; via the coding sequence ATGAATTTGCCCACCAAAAGAAAAGAGATGATGAACCGTCTGCTCAAGGGGCAAGTGGTCAAAACCGTGCTGGCAATGATCCAGGAAGGCACATCCATTACCATGGATCAAGTGGCGGCCAGATGCGGTGTGTCTAAAGGAACCTTGTACAATTATTTTAAAAACAAAAAAGACCTGCTCAATTATGTCCATGAGGCTGTGATAACCCCTATTAAGAAGGGATCAAGCAAAATATTTAAAAAAAATATCCCGCCCATGGAAAAAATATACGCATTTGTGGGTAATGTGTTTGATTTCCAGAGGGAATACCCACTTTATTTTAAATTTATCCAGAGTCAGCGTTCGGCCGCTGATGCCGTCACAGAGCGCATGGATGTCGTTATTATCCCTCTGGTCAATGTCTGTCGGGAGGGCATGCGCCAGGGACAGTTTATGGATGCGGATCCCTATGTGATGGCAGCCATGATCTTTGGTTCGGTGGTGGGCCCTTTTGAGTCCCTGACATACCGGGATGAACCGCTCCAGGATCTGGAAAAACTCAAACA